A single region of the Neotabrizicola shimadae genome encodes:
- a CDS encoding CocE/NonD family hydrolase, whose protein sequence is MAVQVQDLLDRVEIVEGLMIPLPDGTRLAAKLWRPKGAGRYPAILEYLPYRYRDGTRTRDQSMHGWLAAQGYACLRVDIRGMGDSEGVLHDEYSAQELQDGCDLIGWIADQGWCDGQVTMIGISWSGFNGLQIAALQPPALKSVITVGSTDDRYATDVHYIGGCLSKDNFDWSATMLAQNDLPPDPAIVGDAWREMWRQRMQANEPWAHIWFRHQRRDAYWKHGSICEDFSKVKVPVYAVSGWADNYSESVPRLLADLSGPRRGLIGPWAHSYPHDVTVEPAIGWLQEVVRWCDHWMKGRDTGIMEEPMMRAWIQESAAPSTCYTERAGRWVGEDRWPSPRIPGETWPLGAGGGFDGTPGQRAVKSPLWVGLTAGEVGRYGEDADWPMDQRIDDAGSLVWLSEPLPERMDILGAPRLRLRIAADKPMALASVRLNDVAPDGASTRVCLGMLNLTHRNSHEHPETLEPGRFYEVEVELDDIGHAFPAGHRVAVSLSSTYWPIAWPSPELATLTVDCAGSALVLPVRAPRVEDAGLRVFDPPVKGIDTPQTHDSVASDHPRRVTHDLLSGRMVVDFPRWTYAVTFQDIGQTVTSAGHVRHILTDGDPLSAETETAYEVSIQRPDAKVGHRSTGRLTCDATHFRLQTELWVSENGKVVFHRAWDEQIARDHV, encoded by the coding sequence ATGGCCGTACAAGTGCAAGACCTGCTCGACCGGGTCGAAATCGTCGAAGGTCTGATGATCCCGCTGCCGGACGGCACCCGTCTGGCGGCAAAGCTCTGGCGGCCCAAGGGCGCCGGGCGCTATCCGGCCATCCTGGAATACCTGCCCTACCGCTACCGCGACGGCACCCGCACCCGCGACCAGTCGATGCACGGCTGGCTTGCGGCGCAGGGCTATGCCTGCCTGCGCGTGGACATCCGCGGCATGGGCGACAGCGAAGGCGTGCTGCATGACGAATACAGCGCGCAAGAGCTTCAGGATGGATGCGATCTGATCGGCTGGATCGCCGATCAGGGCTGGTGCGACGGCCAGGTCACGATGATCGGCATATCGTGGTCGGGTTTCAACGGCTTGCAGATCGCCGCGCTGCAACCGCCGGCGCTGAAGTCGGTCATCACGGTCGGCTCCACCGACGACCGCTATGCCACCGACGTGCACTACATTGGCGGTTGCCTGTCGAAGGACAATTTCGACTGGTCCGCCACCATGCTGGCCCAGAACGACCTGCCGCCCGATCCCGCAATCGTGGGCGACGCCTGGCGCGAGATGTGGCGCCAGCGGATGCAGGCGAATGAACCCTGGGCGCATATCTGGTTCCGCCACCAGCGCCGGGATGCCTATTGGAAGCACGGCTCGATCTGCGAGGATTTCTCCAAGGTCAAGGTGCCGGTCTATGCCGTCTCTGGCTGGGCCGACAACTATTCCGAAAGCGTGCCGCGCCTTCTGGCGGACTTGTCCGGCCCGCGGCGCGGGCTGATCGGTCCCTGGGCCCATTCCTACCCGCATGACGTGACGGTCGAACCGGCCATCGGCTGGCTGCAAGAGGTGGTGCGCTGGTGCGACCACTGGATGAAGGGCCGCGACACCGGCATCATGGAAGAACCGATGATGCGCGCCTGGATCCAGGAAAGCGCCGCGCCCTCGACCTGCTACACCGAACGGGCGGGACGTTGGGTGGGCGAGGACCGCTGGCCCTCGCCCCGCATCCCTGGCGAAACCTGGCCCCTGGGCGCGGGGGGCGGCTTCGACGGGACGCCGGGTCAGCGTGCGGTGAAATCGCCGCTTTGGGTCGGGCTCACAGCGGGCGAGGTTGGTCGCTATGGCGAGGATGCCGACTGGCCGATGGACCAGCGCATCGACGATGCCGGCTCGCTGGTGTGGTTGTCGGAACCCTTGCCCGAACGGATGGACATCCTCGGTGCGCCCAGGCTTCGGCTGCGGATCGCGGCAGACAAGCCGATGGCGCTGGCCTCTGTGCGGCTGAACGATGTGGCGCCGGACGGGGCCTCCACCCGCGTTTGCCTCGGCATGTTGAACCTTACCCACCGCAACAGCCACGAACACCCCGAGACCCTGGAGCCGGGCCGGTTCTACGAGGTCGAGGTGGAACTGGACGACATCGGCCATGCCTTCCCGGCCGGGCATCGCGTCGCCGTTTCGCTGTCCTCGACCTATTGGCCCATTGCCTGGCCATCGCCGGAACTGGCGACGCTGACGGTGGATTGCGCGGGGTCGGCGCTGGTGCTGCCAGTGCGCGCGCCTCGGGTAGAAGATGCGGGTCTGCGTGTGTTCGACCCGCCGGTGAAGGGCATTGACACGCCACAGACGCATGACTCCGTCGCGTCCGACCATCCCCGCCGCGTCACGCATGACCTGCTGAGCGGCCGGATGGTGGTGGATTTCCCGCGGTGGACCTATGCGGTGACCTTCCAGGACATCGGCCAGACCGTCACTTCGGCCGGCCATGTCCGCCACATCCTGACCGATGGCGACCCGCTCAGCGCCGAGACCGAGACGGCATACGAAGTCTCGATCCAGCGCCCCGATGCCAAGGTCGGGCACCGCAGCACCGGACGCCTGACCTGCGACGCCACCCACTTCCGCCTGCAGACCGAGCTTTGGGTCAGCGAGAACGGCAAGGTGGTCTTCCACCGCGCCTGGGACGAACAGATCGCGAGGGACCATGTCTGA
- a CDS encoding D-lyxose/D-mannose family sugar isomerase: MKRSRINEIMRAADDMIRHYGFVLPPFANWSPDEFRAKKAVAGRVVDGRCGWDITDYGQGRFDEMGLFLFTLRNGLLSDLQRGGGMCYAEKLLISRQDQLSPMHTHVIKAEDIINRGGATLVVELYGSDDKGNFAWDRGGLVRCDGIERPYGPGDKLKLAPGESVTLMPGDWHAFWGEGGDVLIGEVSTVNDDLTDNIFREPIGRFAEIDEDEAPWHLLVSDYDKWL, translated from the coding sequence ATGAAACGGTCGCGCATCAACGAAATCATGCGGGCGGCAGACGACATGATCCGCCACTACGGCTTTGTCCTTCCCCCCTTCGCCAACTGGTCGCCCGACGAGTTCCGCGCGAAGAAGGCGGTTGCTGGCCGCGTGGTGGACGGGCGCTGCGGCTGGGACATCACCGATTACGGCCAGGGCCGGTTCGACGAGATGGGGCTGTTCCTGTTCACTCTGCGCAACGGGCTCTTGTCCGACCTGCAGCGGGGCGGCGGCATGTGCTATGCCGAAAAGCTGCTGATCAGCCGGCAGGACCAGCTGTCGCCCATGCACACCCATGTCATCAAGGCCGAGGACATAATCAACCGCGGCGGCGCGACCCTGGTGGTCGAGCTTTACGGCAGCGACGACAAGGGCAACTTCGCCTGGGACCGTGGCGGCCTGGTGCGCTGCGACGGGATCGAACGGCCCTATGGCCCCGGCGACAAGCTGAAGCTCGCGCCGGGCGAAAGCGTCACGCTGATGCCGGGCGACTGGCACGCCTTCTGGGGCGAGGGCGGAGATGTGCTGATCGGCGAAGTCTCGACCGTGAACGACGACCTGACCGACAACATCTTCCGCGAGCCCATCGGCCGCTTCGCCGAGATCGACGAGGACGAGGCGCCCTGGCACCTTCTGGTCAGCGATTACGACAAATGGCTCTGA
- a CDS encoding MATE family efflux transporter, whose product MLSQIRTELPGILRLVFPIVAGLAAATLIGVADAVMLAPLGAVPLAAVGLTGAGAGLLYAAVWGLLSALSVRVGEAWGAGEGRRIPHILHNGLALGLGVGIAAAGAMGLMWFALPYLDQPAEVLEAVPAYWALICLYLIPYAVLTVFKATFEAVERPWTGAAFAFSAVLMNVAFNWLLIYGPGPFPALGLTGAGIASLLAETLSLAFAFGYWRYAPSMKRLRLRRSLDRVEITAALREGAPLGVLYVVESGSVTVATLLIGAFGTVALAGNQVAGTVGGVLYMVPLGIAGAVAIRVAQARGAGEPGTLRAIALAALLVATVWLALAALALGLFGREIAALITDDPAVIEVAAAMFLVFALFQLVDGVQSTMMGALRGLSDTAWPAGVSILAYWVLSLPLGWMLAHWGGLGAPGIWLGFLLGLIVAAALLIHRFLQKTDEAIAD is encoded by the coding sequence ATGCTGTCGCAGATCCGCACCGAACTTCCGGGAATCCTCCGGCTCGTCTTCCCCATCGTCGCGGGCCTTGCCGCCGCCACGCTGATCGGCGTTGCCGATGCCGTCATGCTGGCGCCGCTTGGCGCAGTGCCCTTGGCTGCCGTAGGTCTGACCGGGGCAGGGGCGGGGCTGCTGTATGCAGCCGTCTGGGGGCTCTTGTCGGCGCTGTCGGTGCGGGTGGGCGAGGCCTGGGGCGCGGGCGAGGGCCGGCGCATCCCCCATATCCTGCACAATGGGTTGGCACTTGGCCTTGGCGTGGGCATCGCCGCGGCAGGGGCGATGGGGCTGATGTGGTTCGCGCTGCCCTACCTGGACCAGCCGGCGGAAGTGTTGGAGGCGGTGCCGGCCTACTGGGCCCTGATCTGCCTCTACCTCATCCCCTATGCCGTGCTGACCGTGTTCAAGGCCACCTTCGAGGCGGTCGAACGGCCCTGGACCGGCGCGGCCTTCGCCTTTTCGGCGGTGCTGATGAACGTGGCGTTCAACTGGCTTCTGATCTACGGCCCCGGTCCCTTCCCGGCGCTTGGCCTGACCGGGGCGGGCATCGCCTCGCTTCTGGCCGAAACCCTGTCTCTGGCCTTCGCCTTTGGCTACTGGCGCTATGCCCCCTCGATGAAACGGCTGCGGCTGCGGCGGTCGCTGGACCGGGTCGAGATCACGGCGGCGCTACGCGAAGGTGCGCCCCTTGGCGTGCTTTACGTGGTGGAATCCGGGTCGGTCACGGTGGCGACGCTTCTGATCGGTGCCTTCGGCACCGTGGCGCTTGCAGGCAACCAGGTGGCCGGCACGGTGGGCGGCGTCCTTTACATGGTGCCGCTCGGCATTGCCGGCGCGGTGGCGATCCGCGTGGCCCAGGCACGCGGCGCGGGCGAACCCGGCACGCTGCGCGCCATCGCGCTCGCGGCGCTTCTGGTGGCAACGGTCTGGCTGGCGCTGGCCGCGCTGGCGCTTGGTCTCTTTGGCCGCGAGATCGCGGCGCTGATCACCGACGATCCCGCGGTGATCGAGGTGGCGGCGGCCATGTTCCTTGTCTTCGCGCTGTTCCAGCTGGTCGATGGCGTGCAGTCCACCATGATGGGCGCGCTGCGCGGCCTGTCCGATACCGCCTGGCCCGCCGGCGTCTCGATCCTGGCCTACTGGGTACTGTCCCTGCCGCTCGGCTGGATGCTGGCGCATTGGGGCGGCCTCGGCGCGCCGGGTATCTGGCTGGGCTTCCTTCTGGGCCTGATCGTCGCGGCGGCCCTGCTGATCCACCGGTTCCTGCAGAAGACGGACGAGGCCATCGCCGACTAA
- a CDS encoding TetR/AcrR family transcriptional regulator, whose amino-acid sequence MSTDRPSRADRAQDTRERLVTVARRAFGERGYAAVSLDSLAAEAGVTRGALHHHFTNREGLFEAVLRRIDTELAEGWGDAAAPHDDRWTAFRAGCHRYLTDAMDPGRRRILFQDAPAVLGTRAFDILMESGFSEMVATFAALIAEGRLKPVDPTALGHMLNGAALNLADWAAGDESRLPAAHQALASLFDGFEASGALPELGPLSCGPGTHGIPEGAEQHP is encoded by the coding sequence ATGTCAACTGACCGCCCCTCTCGCGCCGACCGCGCGCAGGACACGCGCGAAAGGCTTGTCACCGTGGCACGCCGCGCCTTTGGCGAACGGGGCTATGCTGCGGTGTCGCTGGATTCGTTGGCGGCCGAGGCAGGCGTCACCCGCGGAGCGTTGCATCACCATTTTACCAACCGCGAGGGCCTGTTCGAGGCCGTGCTTCGACGCATCGATACCGAACTGGCCGAGGGCTGGGGCGACGCCGCCGCGCCGCATGACGACCGCTGGACCGCGTTCCGTGCGGGATGCCACCGCTATCTGACCGATGCGATGGACCCGGGCCGCCGCCGCATCCTGTTCCAGGATGCGCCGGCCGTGCTTGGCACACGCGCCTTCGACATCCTGATGGAATCGGGCTTCAGCGAGATGGTGGCCACCTTCGCCGCGCTGATCGCAGAAGGAAGGCTCAAGCCGGTCGATCCCACCGCGCTTGGCCACATGCTGAACGGTGCGGCGCTGAACCTGGCCGACTGGGCGGCGGGCGACGAAAGCCGCCTGCCAGCGGCGCACCAGGCGCTGGCCAGCCTGTTCGACGGGTTTGAAGCCTCAGGCGCTTTGCCGGAACTGGGGCCGCTCTCCTGCGGCCCAGGCACGCACGGCATCCCCGAAGGCGCTGAACAGCACCCGTGA
- a CDS encoding gamma-glutamyl-gamma-aminobutyrate hydrolase family protein, with the protein MTRSAKRRPVVGIIGNMTLLNEHYPVHAGGTMNSTAVADVAGCLPLIIPTDPRFVSVEELLDLCDGFLLTGGRPNVHPSEYGEEETPAHGAFDRCRDAITLPLVRACVERGQPFFGICRGFQEVNVAMGGTLHPEIRELPGRMNHRMPPDGTIEERFALRHAVHFTPGGVFARLMGAEEVMTNTLHGQGICRPGQRIVIDGRAGDGTPEAIYIQDAPGFTLSVQWHPEWNAAQDPVSRVLFSAFGDAVRAWAAGERPQFRQSA; encoded by the coding sequence ATGACCCGTTCGGCCAAGCGGCGCCCCGTCGTCGGCATCATCGGCAACATGACCCTGCTGAACGAGCACTATCCGGTGCATGCGGGCGGCACGATGAACTCCACCGCCGTGGCAGATGTGGCGGGATGCCTGCCCTTGATCATCCCGACCGACCCGCGCTTCGTCTCTGTCGAGGAACTTCTGGATCTATGCGACGGCTTCCTGCTGACCGGGGGGCGCCCGAACGTGCACCCAAGCGAGTATGGCGAGGAAGAGACGCCGGCCCACGGTGCCTTTGACCGCTGCCGCGACGCGATCACGCTGCCCCTGGTGCGCGCCTGCGTCGAACGGGGGCAGCCCTTCTTTGGCATCTGCCGCGGCTTCCAGGAGGTGAACGTGGCCATGGGGGGCACGCTGCACCCCGAGATCCGCGAACTGCCCGGCCGGATGAACCACCGGATGCCGCCAGATGGCACGATCGAGGAACGGTTCGCGCTGCGCCATGCGGTGCATTTCACGCCGGGCGGGGTGTTTGCCCGTCTGATGGGCGCGGAAGAAGTAATGACCAACACGCTGCACGGCCAGGGCATCTGCCGGCCCGGCCAGCGCATCGTGATCGACGGGCGTGCCGGGGATGGCACGCCCGAGGCGATCTACATCCAGGACGCGCCGGGCTTCACGCTTTCGGTCCAATGGCATCCGGAGTGGAACGCCGCGCAGGACCCCGTCTCACGGGTGCTGTTCAGCGCCTTCGGGGATGCCGTGCGTGCCTGGGCCGCAGGAGAGCGGCCCCAGTTCCGGCAAAGCGCCTGA